The Chitinophagales bacterium genome has a window encoding:
- a CDS encoding OmpA family protein, producing MRKNWLLLLLATILVTVNIDANAQQQRKDKYRNKADDPVSKLPYYKKLRWADGLYKEGSYFNAADYYLQLKEEQPRNPYLTYQLAECYWMTRDYVPAAHYYGEVYNAASKLYPEAKFKEAMMLKKAGNYNESIEAFNKFIADNPKTFKPLKKRSLREIEGCNVAMNSMMNPEAVTVKNAGPNVNSAYTESAPLPLGDTALLFSTMRQNDLIEVDKKKRGDYMSRFMTSTKQKYTSEVDSFQWPLPFKDGDFNSDKVHISNGCYSPGGERFYFTKCKEGDSMSVECKIYVSKFGEKGWEDAEELGEGINDGPSNTQPWVAKVGKKEVLFFASNRTLQSRGGYDIWYSVIDPRRGTYRRPQNAGKQINTPQNEQTPYYDSRENKLYFASDGWVTMGGFDIFSAVGGPSRYTNLTNLGYPINTSADELYYVRDPLGKPDAYVVSNRVGAMALKNPTCCDDIWRIQYEPKLYVRGTVVNRETQEPIEEVVVKMVDESGDMKTFDSEDGNFLFNMSRGHSYALTADKEQYASTRASVNTMEVKRTDPDNTVELTIYMDEVTPRYTFSVSNIYYDYDKDALKAESVASLDSLVQFLTDNPAFTVEIYSFADAKGNEEYNKKLSLRRAEAVVNYLVNAGIEQNRLTAKGFGESMPAAPNTTNGKDNPAGRAANRRTELRIVSDVPTRRVLYNSAKPGNMDQQSKNLQMDESMNEDYESDSESEMGNPGSRVNK from the coding sequence ATGAGAAAAAATTGGCTGCTTCTGCTACTTGCGACGATACTCGTAACAGTAAACATTGACGCGAATGCTCAGCAACAACGCAAGGACAAATACAGAAACAAGGCAGATGATCCCGTTTCTAAGTTGCCGTATTACAAGAAATTGAGATGGGCAGACGGATTATACAAAGAGGGTAGTTACTTCAACGCTGCAGATTATTATCTACAGCTGAAGGAAGAACAGCCTCGTAATCCATATTTGACTTACCAGTTGGCTGAGTGTTATTGGATGACACGTGACTACGTGCCTGCCGCACACTACTATGGTGAAGTATACAACGCCGCTTCCAAGCTTTATCCTGAAGCTAAGTTCAAAGAAGCGATGATGTTGAAAAAAGCAGGTAACTACAACGAGTCCATCGAGGCTTTCAACAAGTTCATAGCTGACAACCCGAAAACGTTCAAGCCGCTGAAAAAGCGCTCTCTACGTGAGATAGAAGGTTGTAACGTGGCAATGAATTCAATGATGAATCCTGAGGCCGTAACGGTTAAGAATGCAGGTCCTAACGTAAACAGTGCATACACTGAGTCTGCACCTCTACCATTGGGTGATACTGCGTTGTTGTTCTCTACCATGCGTCAGAACGACCTGATAGAAGTGGATAAGAAGAAGCGTGGAGATTACATGTCTCGCTTCATGACGTCTACCAAACAAAAATACACGAGCGAAGTTGACTCTTTCCAATGGCCTTTGCCTTTCAAAGACGGTGACTTCAACTCCGATAAAGTACACATCAGTAACGGTTGTTACAGCCCGGGTGGTGAGCGTTTCTACTTTACCAAGTGTAAAGAAGGCGACTCTATGTCTGTAGAGTGTAAGATATATGTATCCAAGTTCGGTGAAAAAGGATGGGAAGATGCTGAAGAGCTTGGCGAAGGTATCAACGATGGTCCTTCAAACACTCAACCTTGGGTAGCGAAAGTAGGTAAGAAAGAAGTATTGTTCTTCGCTTCAAACCGTACGCTACAAAGCCGTGGTGGATATGATATCTGGTATTCGGTTATCGATCCTCGCCGTGGTACTTACCGTCGTCCTCAAAACGCAGGTAAGCAGATCAACACTCCTCAAAACGAACAAACTCCATATTACGATAGCCGCGAGAACAAGCTTTACTTCGCTTCTGACGGTTGGGTAACCATGGGTGGTTTTGATATCTTCTCAGCAGTAGGTGGCCCGTCTCGTTATACCAACTTGACCAACTTGGGTTATCCTATCAACACATCTGCCGACGAACTTTACTACGTAAGGGATCCGTTGGGCAAACCTGATGCATACGTTGTCTCTAACCGTGTTGGTGCCATGGCTTTGAAAAACCCAACATGTTGTGATGACATCTGGCGTATTCAGTATGAGCCTAAACTGTATGTAAGAGGTACAGTGGTTAACCGCGAAACTCAAGAACCTATTGAGGAAGTGGTTGTTAAAATGGTGGATGAGTCAGGTGATATGAAAACCTTTGACTCTGAAGATGGTAACTTCCTGTTTAACATGAGTCGTGGTCATTCATATGCACTGACAGCCGATAAAGAGCAATATGCTTCTACAAGGGCTTCAGTAAATACAATGGAAGTAAAGCGTACAGATCCGGACAATACAGTAGAACTGACCATATATATGGACGAGGTTACACCGAGATATACATTTTCTGTAAGCAACATCTATTATGACTATGACAAAGATGCTTTGAAAGCAGAGTCTGTTGCTTCTCTGGACTCACTGGTTCAATTCCTGACAGACAATCCTGCATTTACAGTTGAGATATACTCATTTGCGGATGCTAAGGGTAACGAAGAGTATAATAAAAAGCTTTCTCTGCGTCGTGCTGAGGCCGTTGTTAACTACCTGGTAAACGCAGGTATTGAGCAAAACCGCCTGACCGCTAAAGGATTTGGTGAGTCAATGCCAGCTGCACCTAACACAACAAATGGTAAAGATAACCCTGCAGGGCGTGCCGCTAACCGCCGTACCGAACTGCGTATCGTATCAGATGTGCCAACTCGCCGTGTACTGTACAACAGTGCTAAGCCAGGTAATATGGACCAACAGTCTAAAAACCTGCAGATGGACGAGAGCATGAACGAAGACTACGAGTCTGATTCTGAATCAGAAATGGGTAACCCTGGTAGCAGGGTCAACAAATAG
- a CDS encoding class I SAM-dependent methyltransferase has product MKTETLERIIPDLVEANESTGSETLQLHLERYTFAKDHLEGGTVLDCACGVGYGSYLMADSGKVDQVIGVDIDAESVNYAKDRYKHEKTTFINSDGMKFTHDKKFDAITSLETIEHVPDPKAFIAHLKSLLKPGGLLIGSVPTTPSVDVNPHHISDFTKASFRKMFTDLGFEELDAQIQIQKFSLYKIIFKKEKRAQNIRKGLINYYLSHPDAFFKRIFATLRYGYANHYITIVWKLKG; this is encoded by the coding sequence TTGAAAACGGAAACTTTAGAAAGGATCATTCCTGACCTGGTAGAAGCGAATGAAAGCACAGGTAGCGAAACTTTACAACTACACCTGGAGCGTTATACCTTCGCTAAAGACCACCTGGAAGGTGGCACTGTACTGGACTGTGCCTGCGGTGTAGGCTATGGCTCTTATCTTATGGCCGATAGTGGCAAGGTAGACCAAGTGATAGGTGTGGATATAGACGCAGAATCTGTAAACTATGCAAAAGACAGATACAAGCACGAAAAAACGACTTTCATCAACTCTGATGGAATGAAGTTTACCCACGATAAAAAGTTTGATGCCATTACAAGCCTTGAAACTATTGAACACGTTCCTGACCCAAAAGCCTTTATCGCTCATCTTAAGTCATTGCTCAAACCAGGTGGATTGCTGATAGGTTCTGTACCTACTACACCGTCTGTTGATGTTAACCCACACCACATTTCCGACTTCACAAAAGCTTCGTTCCGTAAAATGTTTACCGATCTGGGCTTTGAAGAGTTGGATGCGCAGATCCAAATTCAGAAGTTTTCATTATATAAGATCATCTTCAAAAAAGAAAAACGAGCTCAGAACATCCGTAAAGGATTGATAAATTACTACCTGAGTCACCCTGATGCATTCTTCAAAAGAATATTTGCCACGCTACGCTATGGCTATGCCAACCACTATATTACCATAGTGTGGAAATTGAAAGGATAA
- a CDS encoding response regulator transcription factor — MSSTSIYLADDHTVVRKGLKELIECLGDHLITAEFSSGKELVDAMPFSPPPDMIILDIAMPVMDGKQVMEYFKEHDITLPVLILTLDTTEESIIELFRLGVRGYLPKNCSPDELQQAIEDIVHTGYYHNELLVKALSMNKQNSHGERDMILSQLTKRELEFLQLVCDEQEYTYEQIGDKLGVHVRTVDGYRKSLFEKFNIKSKTGVVLFAFKYRLVDGLTA; from the coding sequence ATGTCTTCCACCTCTATTTACCTTGCAGACGATCACACCGTTGTGCGCAAAGGATTAAAAGAACTGATCGAGTGCCTGGGCGATCACCTGATAACAGCCGAATTTTCATCGGGCAAAGAACTGGTTGACGCCATGCCGTTTTCTCCACCACCTGACATGATAATACTGGACATTGCCATGCCTGTAATGGACGGCAAACAAGTGATGGAATACTTCAAGGAACATGATATTACTCTCCCTGTACTGATACTAACACTGGATACCACCGAAGAAAGTATTATAGAGCTTTTCAGGCTGGGGGTGCGCGGCTATCTGCCCAAAAACTGTTCGCCCGATGAATTGCAGCAAGCAATAGAAGACATAGTACATACGGGCTATTATCACAATGAATTACTTGTAAAAGCTTTATCCATGAACAAACAAAACAGCCATGGCGAAAGGGACATGATATTGTCCCAGCTTACTAAAAGAGAACTGGAATTTCTGCAACTGGTATGCGACGAGCAGGAATATACTTATGAACAGATAGGCGATAAGCTAGGCGTACATGTGCGCACTGTGGACGGTTACCGAAAGTCGCTGTTCGAAAAATTTAATATCAAATCGAAAACAGGGGTAGTGCTTTTTGCATTCAAATACCGCCTGGTAGACGGATTGACGGCATAG
- a CDS encoding TolC family protein, whose amino-acid sequence MRNRKINGFIGVACMSLSLAACSLPTQINKDPEKNIPGAYSLGNADTSTTAAIKWKDFFTDQYLVDLVDTALQNNQELNITWQEIQIARNEVRARKGEYLPFVNFQGGAGVDKAARYTSKGSSEATTEIAPGKETPDPLQDYMFGLYANWEVDIWKKLRNAKKAAASRYLATIEGKNFVVTNLVAEVANSYYELLALDNQLAIVRRNIDIQNDAFEIVKLQKQAARVTELAVRRFEAQVLNTRSLQYAIQQRITETENRINFLLGRYPQHIKRSTATFVEMQPALVAAGIPSQLLENRPDVRQAEKDLVAAKLDVKVARAKFYPSLGISAGVGYRAFDPSYLIKSPESLLYSLAGDLAAPLINRNAIKAAYYTANSKQIQAVYNYERTLINAYVEVANQLANINNLEQSYSLKSKQVQALSESVDIANNLFKSARADYMEVLLTQRDALEAKFELVETRRQQMNAMVNVYHALGGGWK is encoded by the coding sequence ATGCGTAATAGAAAAATTAACGGATTCATAGGGGTAGCATGCATGTCGCTGAGTTTAGCGGCGTGCAGCCTCCCTACACAGATAAACAAAGACCCGGAAAAAAATATTCCGGGTGCTTACAGCCTGGGTAATGCAGATACATCTACTACAGCTGCCATAAAATGGAAAGACTTTTTTACTGACCAGTATCTTGTTGACCTGGTAGATACAGCACTGCAAAACAACCAGGAATTGAATATTACCTGGCAGGAAATACAGATAGCCCGTAATGAAGTGAGAGCGCGTAAAGGAGAATACCTGCCATTTGTCAACTTTCAGGGCGGTGCTGGGGTAGACAAAGCTGCCAGGTACACGAGCAAGGGTTCCAGCGAAGCAACTACGGAAATTGCACCCGGAAAAGAAACTCCGGATCCGCTGCAGGATTATATGTTCGGATTGTATGCCAACTGGGAAGTGGATATCTGGAAGAAACTGCGCAATGCTAAGAAGGCAGCTGCATCCCGCTACCTGGCTACTATAGAGGGTAAAAACTTTGTTGTGACTAACCTCGTAGCCGAAGTAGCTAACTCTTATTATGAGTTGTTGGCGTTAGACAACCAGTTGGCAATTGTCAGGCGGAATATTGATATCCAGAATGACGCATTTGAGATAGTGAAGCTGCAGAAACAGGCCGCACGGGTTACAGAGCTTGCTGTTCGCAGGTTCGAGGCACAGGTATTGAATACACGTAGTCTGCAATATGCTATACAACAAAGAATAACAGAAACGGAAAACCGGATCAACTTCCTGTTGGGTAGGTATCCGCAGCATATTAAGAGAAGCACAGCGACATTTGTTGAAATGCAACCGGCACTTGTTGCTGCAGGCATACCTTCACAGTTGTTGGAAAACAGGCCGGATGTCCGACAAGCGGAAAAGGATTTGGTTGCGGCAAAACTGGATGTGAAAGTTGCCAGGGCTAAATTCTATCCTTCATTAGGTATATCGGCAGGTGTGGGTTATCGGGCATTTGATCCATCTTACCTGATCAAAAGCCCGGAATCGTTGCTATATTCTCTGGCTGGCGATCTGGCAGCGCCACTCATTAACCGAAATGCGATAAAGGCTGCTTATTATACAGCCAATTCAAAACAGATACAGGCAGTATACAATTACGAACGTACACTTATTAATGCGTACGTAGAGGTAGCCAACCAACTGGCAAATATCAACAACCTGGAACAGAGTTACAGCCTGAAATCAAAGCAAGTGCAGGCATTGTCTGAATCAGTAGATATCGCCAACAACCTCTTCAAATCAGCCAGGGCTGATTATATGGAGGTGCTGTTGACACAACGAGATGCACTGGAAGCTAAGTTTGAGCTTGTAGAGACAAGAAGACAACAAATGAATGCGATGGTTAACGTCTATCACGCTTTAGGTGGTGGATGGAAGTAA
- a CDS encoding ABC transporter permease: MKEQLHALKAEFLKLKHSRIVWVTFIAFALAPLMGGVFLLIMRNPDAMANTGSLNAKIKMMGMAADWRSYLNILTQAIGVGGVLIFGFVASWLFGREYTDGTAKDLFSLPASKTSILNAKFAVYLLWCVLLAVSNLLVGLLIGLALQLPLTDTNWLAADMSTYWLTGVMTIIIGSPIALFAIWGRGYMAPLGFVALTLVFAQVIGAAGYGAYFPWSVPGLYSGSGGDYKEQLNGLSYCILVLMSIAGYFATVLYWRYADQKK, from the coding sequence ATGAAAGAACAACTACATGCACTGAAGGCAGAATTCCTGAAGCTGAAACACTCACGTATTGTTTGGGTGACCTTTATTGCTTTTGCGCTGGCACCGCTTATGGGGGGCGTCTTTCTGCTTATTATGCGTAACCCTGATGCTATGGCTAATACAGGCTCGCTTAATGCCAAAATAAAGATGATGGGTATGGCCGCAGACTGGCGGTCTTACCTAAATATATTAACACAGGCTATAGGAGTAGGCGGTGTACTTATATTTGGCTTTGTGGCCAGCTGGCTGTTTGGCAGGGAGTACACAGATGGTACTGCCAAAGACCTTTTCTCCTTGCCAGCTTCAAAAACGAGCATACTGAATGCCAAGTTTGCCGTGTATCTGCTGTGGTGTGTACTGCTGGCTGTATCTAACCTGCTGGTGGGCTTGCTGATAGGTCTGGCTTTGCAACTACCGTTAACAGACACGAATTGGCTGGCAGCTGATATGAGTACCTATTGGCTTACAGGCGTTATGACCATTATTATAGGTAGCCCGATAGCTTTGTTTGCCATATGGGGCAGGGGGTATATGGCACCGCTGGGTTTTGTGGCACTTACGCTGGTATTTGCCCAGGTGATTGGTGCTGCGGGATATGGTGCATATTTTCCCTGGTCGGTGCCGGGGCTGTATAGTGGTTCCGGGGGCGACTATAAAGAGCAATTGAACGGGCTGAGCTACTGCATATTGGTACTGATGAGTATTGCCGGGTACTTTGCGACAGTATTATATTGGAGGTATGCCGATCAGAAGAAATAA
- a CDS encoding DNA translocase FtsK 4TM domain-containing protein has protein sequence MATTKKNTPKTKADRSQEPVADTISRRKQVKLGTGIALLLVGTFICFSIISYCFTWQVDQDKVLSGEGWMALLKSRQTVANWGGRIGAVISHIMVYEWAGIASLAIGLWIAAIGLGMLYGKRIIPVTRYLRWLSLLILVVAPVLTYVMPDAAFSFGGAWGNEAISYMNGFFGHIGTGLILFAIVCFFLFVVFALDISPVLRRARKTAQKMADVASTMATAQKEKIEAARAERQNNSEEENNTFTTENTNYGNDNIKPLAAIDDEDEPEEEWDMQLVDKSTHTPTINDMYAAKQEEPEPAVEEEQLEEPIELAPEPAPKPAPKPKPEEEFSFEVTKHEDERVIPTHGGHISIADNEKYAPELDLPDYKFPTLDLLEERSSETIILDKDELEQNKNQIINTLKSFGIEIQRISATVGPTVTLYEIVPAEGVRISKIRNLEDDIALNLAALGIRIIAPIPGRGTIGIEVPNANKQTVTIRTLLSSEKFVKTKMSLPIALGKKIDNENYIVDLATMPHLLMAGATGQGKSVGINTILVSLLYKKHPSQLKFVMVDPKKVELSIYRVIEKHFLAKLPDEEEAIITDTKKVINTLNALCIEMDNRYELLKDAGARNIKEYNDKFIRRRLNPENGHDYLPFIVLVIDEFADLMMTAGKEVEMPIARLAQLARAVGIHLIIATQRPSVNVITGTIKANFPARIAFKVSAKVDSRTILDAGGAEQLIGRGDMLISHGSELLRLQCAFVDTPEVDNVTEFIGDQRGYLTAFELPEYEGEENEKEKNVDLTNRDKLFEECARTVVQTQSGSTSMLQRRFNLGYNRAGRIMDQLEAADIVGPAVGSKPRDVKVHTEADLEELLNSI, from the coding sequence ATGGCAACAACCAAAAAAAATACTCCAAAAACCAAAGCAGACAGGTCGCAGGAACCTGTCGCTGACACGATCAGCCGCCGTAAACAGGTAAAACTGGGTACAGGCATTGCTTTATTGCTGGTAGGCACTTTCATCTGTTTCTCAATTATCAGTTATTGCTTCACCTGGCAGGTAGACCAGGACAAGGTACTCTCCGGCGAGGGCTGGATGGCATTGCTGAAAAGCAGGCAAACTGTTGCCAATTGGGGAGGACGCATAGGTGCCGTCATCTCACATATAATGGTATACGAGTGGGCAGGCATTGCCTCTCTGGCTATCGGCTTATGGATTGCCGCTATAGGCCTTGGAATGCTGTACGGCAAACGTATAATACCCGTTACACGCTACCTGCGCTGGTTATCTCTACTGATACTGGTAGTAGCGCCTGTACTTACTTATGTAATGCCTGATGCAGCTTTCTCATTTGGCGGTGCCTGGGGCAACGAAGCTATAAGCTATATGAACGGCTTCTTCGGCCACATCGGCACTGGCTTGATACTCTTTGCTATTGTATGCTTTTTCCTGTTCGTTGTTTTTGCACTGGACATATCTCCCGTTCTGCGCAGAGCCAGGAAAACTGCACAGAAAATGGCTGATGTAGCATCGACCATGGCAACTGCACAAAAAGAAAAGATAGAAGCTGCGCGTGCTGAACGCCAAAACAACAGCGAAGAAGAGAACAATACATTTACCACCGAAAACACTAATTACGGCAACGACAACATAAAACCTCTTGCTGCTATTGATGATGAGGACGAACCGGAGGAAGAGTGGGACATGCAACTGGTAGATAAAAGTACACATACACCTACTATCAACGATATGTATGCTGCCAAACAAGAGGAACCCGAACCGGCTGTTGAAGAAGAACAGTTAGAAGAGCCTATAGAACTGGCTCCGGAACCTGCACCTAAACCGGCTCCTAAACCAAAACCCGAAGAGGAATTCTCATTCGAGGTAACTAAACATGAAGATGAACGCGTAATACCCACACATGGCGGGCATATCAGTATTGCTGATAATGAGAAATATGCTCCTGAACTGGATCTGCCTGATTATAAATTCCCTACGCTAGACCTGTTGGAAGAGCGCAGCAGCGAAACCATCATACTGGACAAAGACGAACTGGAACAGAACAAGAACCAGATCATCAATACACTAAAGAGCTTTGGTATCGAGATACAGCGTATCAGCGCAACGGTAGGGCCTACTGTAACTTTATACGAAATTGTACCTGCCGAGGGTGTGCGTATATCCAAAATACGCAACCTGGAAGATGATATAGCACTGAACCTTGCAGCACTCGGCATACGTATCATAGCACCCATACCGGGGCGTGGAACCATAGGTATAGAAGTACCGAATGCCAACAAGCAAACGGTAACCATACGCACCCTACTGTCGAGCGAGAAGTTCGTGAAAACGAAGATGAGCTTGCCGATAGCTTTGGGTAAGAAAATAGACAACGAAAACTACATCGTAGACCTCGCCACAATGCCGCACTTGTTGATGGCGGGTGCAACAGGCCAAGGTAAGTCGGTAGGTATCAACACCATATTGGTATCGCTGCTGTACAAGAAGCACCCGTCGCAACTGAAGTTTGTGATGGTGGACCCTAAGAAGGTGGAGCTGTCCATATATCGTGTGATAGAAAAACACTTCCTCGCCAAACTACCCGACGAAGAAGAAGCCATCATCACCGACACCAAAAAGGTGATCAATACACTCAACGCATTGTGTATTGAGATGGACAACCGCTACGAATTGTTGAAAGACGCTGGCGCAAGAAACATCAAAGAATACAACGACAAATTCATACGCCGTAGGCTCAACCCCGAGAACGGGCACGACTATCTACCGTTCATCGTATTGGTGATAGACGAGTTTGCCGACCTGATGATGACTGCGGGCAAAGAGGTGGAGATGCCGATAGCCCGATTGGCACAATTGGCACGTGCGGTAGGTATACACCTCATCATAGCCACGCAGCGCCCGAGTGTGAATGTGATTACCGGTACTATCAAGGCCAACTTCCCGGCGCGTATCGCCTTTAAGGTTTCTGCGAAGGTGGATTCTCGTACCATCTTAGATGCGGGCGGTGCCGAGCAGTTGATAGGTCGTGGAGACATGCTCATATCGCACGGTAGCGAACTGTTGCGTTTGCAGTGTGCCTTTGTGGACACACCTGAAGTAGACAATGTGACAGAGTTCATCGGCGATCAACGTGGTTACCTTACTGCTTTCGAACTGCCTGAATACGAAGGCGAAGAGAACGAAAAAGAGAAAAATGTAGACCTGACCAACCGCGATAAACTGTTTGAGGAATGCGCACGAACAGTAGTACAAACACAATCAGGTTCCACGTCCATGCTGCAACGCCGTTTCAACCTGGGTTACAACCGTGCAGGACGCATCATGGACCAACTGGAGGCTGCCGACATTGTAGGACCGGCAGTAGGCAGCAAACCTCGCGATGTAAAAGTGCACACAGAAGCAGATCTTGAGGAACTGCTCAACAGTATATGA
- a CDS encoding type IX secretion system membrane protein PorP/SprF has translation MISKRTISRVSLAVALAFTMQGTQHVQAQDVHFTQFNAAPLILNPAFTGNFDGKMRASAIYRDQWRSVTVPFKTIAISVDAPMVHEFDHRRLLVSRYTVV, from the coding sequence ATGATCAGTAAAAGAACCATTAGTCGTGTAAGTCTCGCAGTTGCATTAGCGTTTACCATGCAGGGTACACAGCATGTGCAAGCACAGGACGTTCACTTTACGCAGTTCAATGCGGCGCCACTGATTCTTAACCCTGCCTTTACAGGTAACTTTGACGGTAAGATGCGTGCTTCAGCGATATATCGCGATCAGTGGAGGAGCGTTACAGTGCCCTTCAAAACTATTGCGATATCAGTGGACGCGCCGATGGTGCATGAATTTGACCACAGACGACTACTTGTCAGCAGGTATACAGTTGTATAA
- a CDS encoding ABC transporter ATP-binding protein — MDVIHTTGLYKYFGDTPAANDISISVRQGEIYGFLGLNGAGKTTLIRMLLGMIQPDKGNIQLLGKELNRSFKNWNDVGYLVETPYSYPELTVAENLQVYYQYRILKEPGLIDEVICKLKLTQYRDKKAKVLSLGNQQRLGLAKALMHNPRLLILDEPVNGLDPEGIVEVRELLKELAQGGTTIFLSSHILGEIARLADRIGIIHKGSMVKELTCEELSQQVQRKLLINTTDNIKAVELLKRSGFEPHMNTEGDVELTDKRSLSTPESITAMLSDSALPPRKVFEHTEDLEMFFLRTIRS, encoded by the coding sequence ATGGATGTAATACACACTACCGGACTTTATAAATACTTTGGAGATACACCTGCTGCCAATGATATATCTATCAGTGTAAGGCAAGGGGAGATATATGGCTTTCTCGGGCTGAACGGAGCAGGCAAGACTACACTGATACGTATGCTGCTGGGTATGATACAACCTGATAAAGGGAACATACAATTGTTGGGTAAAGAACTTAACCGCAGCTTTAAGAACTGGAACGATGTAGGTTACCTGGTAGAAACTCCATATTCCTATCCCGAACTGACCGTTGCCGAGAACCTGCAGGTATATTACCAATATCGTATACTGAAAGAGCCGGGTTTGATCGACGAAGTGATCTGTAAGTTGAAACTGACTCAGTATAGGGATAAAAAGGCCAAGGTATTGTCGCTGGGCAACCAACAGCGGCTTGGGCTGGCCAAGGCTTTGATGCATAACCCGCGTTTACTGATACTGGATGAACCCGTTAATGGGTTGGACCCCGAAGGTATCGTAGAGGTACGGGAGTTGCTGAAAGAATTGGCACAAGGTGGTACAACGATATTCTTATCAAGCCACATACTGGGCGAGATAGCCAGGCTGGCTGATCGTATAGGTATTATCCATAAGGGTAGTATGGTGAAGGAGCTGACCTGTGAGGAGTTGTCGCAACAGGTGCAACGCAAGCTATTGATAAATACTACTGATAATATAAAGGCTGTTGAGTTGCTGAAACGATCCGGTTTTGAGCCCCATATGAATACAGAGGGAGATGTTGAACTGACCGATAAACGATCCCTCTCAACTCCGGAAAGTATTACAGCCATGCTTTCCGACAGTGCACTACCACCCCGGAAAGTATTTGAACATACCGAAGACCTGGAAATGTTTTTCTTACGTACTATCAGAAGTTAA
- a CDS encoding type IX secretion system membrane protein PorP/SprF, producing MDGQFQPGSTTNTLNNKVDYFLFNAGLSWAHAAGENFSYVIGLGANNINQPLETFDRREDLADVGLGMRYNAQIGAIAYVSDKLSLRPAFLYQSQANATEMVAGNEFHLIVGDPEFRTYTTAVFLGGWYRFDDAMMVSAGLEFKGFRLGLAYDYTVSSLKNAAKSTGGFEIALTWIAPDPLDFARKLIYPCSRF from the coding sequence ATCGATGGCCAGTTTCAGCCGGGTTCTACAACCAATACGCTGAATAATAAAGTAGATTACTTCCTGTTCAACGCAGGTCTTAGCTGGGCTCACGCCGCAGGAGAGAATTTCTCTTATGTTATAGGTTTGGGTGCCAACAATATCAACCAGCCTTTGGAAACTTTCGACAGAAGAGAAGATCTTGCTGACGTAGGTTTGGGTATGCGCTACAATGCACAGATAGGTGCAATAGCGTATGTGAGCGACAAATTGAGCTTGCGCCCTGCATTCTTGTACCAATCTCAGGCAAATGCCACAGAAATGGTTGCAGGTAACGAATTTCACCTGATTGTGGGTGATCCTGAGTTCCGTACCTATACTACAGCGGTATTCTTGGGCGGTTGGTACCGTTTCGACGATGCAATGATGGTTTCTGCCGGTCTGGAATTCAAAGGGTTCCGTTTGGGATTGGCATATGATTATACCGTTTCGAGCTTGAAAAACGCTGCTAAGAGCACCGGTGGCTTTGAGATCGCGCTTACTTGGATCGCCCCTGATCCGCTTGATTTTGCGCGTAAACTCATCTACCCATGTTCTCGCTTCTAA